A genomic window from Flavobacterium azooxidireducens includes:
- a CDS encoding group III truncated hemoglobin, which produces MNDIQTQQDLYHLVDEFYKKLLADERISYIFTDVVKIKIEEHLPILVTFWSQGILGTGGYTKNLTQIHLDINEKEYLSPELFKIWLTHFNNSVDENFKGENAEKIKTQALSIATVMQIKISQNKS; this is translated from the coding sequence ATGAACGACATCCAAACCCAACAAGACCTCTACCATTTGGTAGACGAATTCTACAAAAAACTCTTAGCCGATGAACGAATCAGCTATATTTTTACTGATGTTGTGAAAATAAAAATAGAAGAGCATCTTCCTATTTTGGTCACATTTTGGTCGCAAGGCATTTTAGGCACGGGTGGTTATACAAAAAACCTGACGCAAATACATTTAGACATTAACGAAAAAGAATATTTATCGCCTGAGTTATTTAAAATTTGGCTCACTCATTTTAATAACTCCGTAGATGAAAATTTCAAAGGTGAAAACGCAGAGAAAATCAAAACCCAAGCACTCAGTATCGCTACCGTTATGCAGATAAAGATATCGCAAAATAAAAGCTAA